From the genome of Pukyongia salina, one region includes:
- the lepB gene encoding signal peptidase I codes for MTITGWLIFILILQLVHFLGTWKLYLKAGRKAWEAGVPIYNAIVLMKIINRPWWWTILLFIPIVNLIMFPVVWVETIRSFGRNSTTDTVLVLLTLGLYIYYINYTQDVTYIEDRSLKPRTSAGEWVSSILFAVVAATIVHTYFMQPYTIPTSSLEKTLLVGDFLFVSKFHYGARTPITPVSLPMVHDTIPVLKTRSYVKGPEYPYFRIPGFEDIERNDIVVFSWPVDTLVDIQRPFKGSYIKPLDKKTNYVKRCVGLPGDSLEVRDGYVFINGKENDLPDRAKLQFGYFVKTSGRISDGILKNRYDITDDYQYYQNDNVYYFKAISDEAANKLQNHPSVISMERALAPAGKYDQNAFPNNPKYSWNTDNFGPIYIPEAGKTVAITPESIPFYRQIIEVYEGRELGIDNKISQSGTQVLLNGEPITEYTFKMDYYWMMGDNRSNSQDARMWGYVPFNHVVGKPVFVWFSWNSHGQGISNKIRWNRLFTTVGGEGEPVSYFKYFLILLAGWFVFDFFRKRKKKAKR; via the coding sequence ATGACGATAACAGGCTGGTTAATATTTATCCTCATACTACAGCTGGTTCACTTCTTAGGAACCTGGAAATTATATTTAAAAGCAGGTAGAAAGGCATGGGAGGCAGGCGTACCAATTTACAATGCCATTGTCCTGATGAAAATAATAAATCGGCCCTGGTGGTGGACGATACTACTTTTTATCCCGATCGTAAATCTCATTATGTTCCCGGTGGTCTGGGTAGAGACCATACGAAGTTTTGGTAGAAATAGTACTACAGATACGGTCCTGGTGCTGCTTACCCTTGGATTGTACATTTACTATATCAACTACACCCAAGATGTTACTTATATCGAAGACAGAAGTTTAAAACCAAGAACAAGTGCCGGCGAATGGGTAAGTTCGATACTGTTTGCCGTGGTTGCTGCAACCATTGTACATACTTATTTCATGCAGCCATACACTATTCCAACTTCCTCTTTGGAAAAGACCTTACTGGTTGGGGACTTTTTGTTTGTAAGCAAATTCCATTATGGAGCACGTACACCTATTACACCGGTATCTCTGCCAATGGTGCACGACACCATCCCCGTTTTAAAGACCCGCTCTTATGTAAAAGGCCCCGAATATCCGTATTTCAGGATCCCGGGATTCGAGGATATTGAGCGAAACGATATAGTGGTATTCAGCTGGCCGGTTGATACTTTGGTAGATATTCAGCGACCGTTCAAGGGTTCGTATATAAAGCCACTGGACAAGAAAACCAATTATGTAAAGCGTTGTGTGGGCTTACCCGGAGATTCTCTCGAGGTTAGGGACGGCTATGTGTTTATTAACGGAAAGGAGAACGATCTGCCGGACAGGGCGAAGCTGCAGTTTGGGTATTTTGTGAAGACCAGCGGACGAATTTCGGACGGGATCCTTAAAAATCGATACGATATTACAGACGACTACCAGTACTATCAGAACGACAATGTCTATTACTTTAAGGCAATATCTGACGAGGCCGCGAACAAACTACAGAATCACCCCAGTGTGATCTCCATGGAACGCGCCTTGGCACCTGCCGGGAAGTACGATCAGAATGCATTTCCTAACAACCCAAAGTATTCCTGGAACACCGATAATTTTGGTCCCATCTATATTCCTGAAGCTGGAAAAACGGTTGCCATTACGCCGGAGTCGATTCCGTTTTACCGGCAGATCATCGAAGTATATGAAGGCAGGGAATTGGGGATAGATAACAAGATAAGTCAGTCCGGAACCCAGGTTTTACTCAATGGGGAACCCATTACAGAGTACACCTTTAAAATGGACTATTACTGGATGATGGGAGACAACCGGAGTAATTCTCAGGACGCACGTATGTGGGGGTATGTACCTTTTAATCACGTGGTGGGGAAACCCGTGTTTGTATGGTTTAGCTGGAACAGTCACGGGCAGGGAATCTCGAACAAGATCCGCTGGAACAGGCTATTTACTACCGTAGGTGGTGAGGGAGAGCCGGTGTCCTACTTTAAATATTTCCTCATCCTCCTTGCAGGATGGTTTGTGTTCGATTTCTTCAGAAAAAGAAAGAAGAAAGCGAAGCGCTAA
- a CDS encoding WbqC family protein, with protein sequence MVAIVAADGVVFEVQDNYQKQTYRNRAYIAHTNGRLLLYVPVKHSRGGDRQKTRDVVPEDSFPWQSQHWKSLQTAYRTSPFFEYYEDDLRPLFTRPVEKLLDHNLNIFTLLCDLLGISKPVELTTSFELSPSIPDYRYLVAAKKEKDFDFPPYTQVLEAHHGYLPNLSVLDLLFNEGPNALHYLEAQKLDTI encoded by the coding sequence ATGGTTGCGATAGTGGCGGCAGATGGCGTTGTGTTCGAGGTTCAGGATAATTACCAAAAACAAACCTACCGAAACCGCGCCTATATCGCTCATACTAACGGGCGTCTATTACTTTACGTCCCTGTAAAACACAGCCGTGGTGGTGACAGGCAAAAAACCCGGGATGTTGTTCCCGAAGATAGCTTTCCATGGCAGTCGCAGCACTGGAAGTCGTTACAAACCGCTTACCGCACCTCCCCTTTCTTCGAATATTATGAAGACGACCTCAGGCCTCTGTTCACCCGTCCGGTAGAAAAACTCTTGGATCACAACCTCAACATCTTCACCTTACTTTGTGATTTGCTGGGTATAAGTAAACCTGTGGAATTAACCACAAGTTTCGAGCTTAGTCCGTCCATTCCCGATTATCGATATCTGGTTGCAGCTAAAAAGGAGAAGGACTTTGATTTTCCTCCCTACACGCAGGTTTTAGAAGCGCATCACGGTTACCTGCCTAATTTGTCTGTGCTGGATCTCTTATTTAATGAAGGCCCAAATGCGCTACACTACCTGGAGGCACAAAAACTGGACACAATTTAA
- a CDS encoding endonuclease/exonuclease/phosphatase family protein — translation MLNKLMLWGSRLSVFLLALSFVVPFLAPSDFPQLSLASLAVSPLILLNFIFLIYWLFRKKRKMILTGLVLVIAYLHFGPFIEISSEGDREDYRQSLKILSYNVRLFNAYEKDVDSIGVAEVISNMIREQKPDVIAIQEYYNPNSSEFSEYPYKFVHFHAKNKLGHAIFSKYPIVNKGAFDFNKTYNNSIYADIVKGRDTIRVYNLHLQSLGILPKMGYLQDGDSEVIRSRMSQAFVKQEIQLKEILAHKKTSPYPVLMCGDFNNTPFSYIYRQAKAGMKDSFLEKGNGIGTTFKFDFYPVRIDYILTSPSFDVITFETVENTFSDHSPVSATVGWPVKAD, via the coding sequence ATGCTAAATAAATTGATGCTTTGGGGCAGCAGATTGTCCGTTTTTCTTCTCGCATTGAGTTTTGTGGTACCTTTTCTGGCGCCATCAGACTTCCCGCAACTATCGCTTGCCAGTTTAGCTGTTTCCCCCCTAATCCTGCTCAATTTTATTTTCCTCATCTATTGGTTATTCAGAAAGAAAAGGAAAATGATCCTAACGGGTCTGGTCCTTGTGATCGCCTATCTTCATTTCGGGCCGTTTATAGAGATCTCTTCTGAAGGGGATAGAGAAGACTACCGTCAATCCCTGAAGATCCTCTCTTATAACGTACGCCTCTTCAATGCCTATGAGAAAGATGTAGACAGTATTGGTGTTGCCGAGGTTATCTCGAATATGATCCGGGAACAAAAACCGGATGTGATCGCGATACAGGAATATTATAACCCCAATAGCTCCGAATTTAGCGAGTACCCTTACAAATTTGTTCATTTTCACGCTAAGAATAAACTGGGTCACGCCATCTTCTCTAAATACCCGATCGTGAACAAGGGCGCCTTCGATTTCAACAAAACCTACAACAACAGTATCTACGCCGATATTGTAAAAGGACGCGATACGATAAGAGTGTATAACCTCCATTTGCAATCCCTGGGGATACTACCTAAGATGGGTTATTTACAGGATGGCGATTCCGAAGTGATACGTTCCCGTATGTCGCAAGCCTTTGTTAAACAGGAGATTCAGTTAAAGGAGATACTGGCGCATAAGAAAACTTCACCCTACCCGGTTCTAATGTGCGGCGATTTTAATAATACTCCTTTCTCCTATATCTACAGGCAGGCTAAAGCCGGGATGAAAGATAGTTTTTTGGAAAAAGGAAACGGAATTGGCACCACTTTCAAGTTCGATTTTTACCCGGTACGGATCGATTATATCCTTACCTCCCCATCGTTCGACGTAATCACCTTCGAAACAGTAGAGAACACCTTTTCAGACCATAGCCCGGTTTCGGCTACCGTTGGCTGGCCCGTGAAAGCCGATTAA
- a CDS encoding rhomboid family protein, which translates to MKLIIINSVLFLAFRLTAFFMQLNPADLTKWFTLPEGVSEFILQPWAFITYSFVHFSFLHILFNMIWLYMFGRIILNLFSGKRLLTIYLLGAIFGGLFFVLSYNVFPVFENKRGFLLGASGAVTALMAFIATYSPNTQLRIFMFNIKLWHIAVFLILADLIRLSTSDNAGGLLAHLGGAVFGYVYAVQLAKGNDIGKWFENILDWFENLFKTRKQKPFKKVHRTPKKSGGAKEFDKSNHQKKVDAILDKIGKSGYDSLTKAEKDFLFKAGRKE; encoded by the coding sequence ATGAAACTCATAATCATAAACTCTGTACTGTTCCTGGCATTCAGGCTTACGGCCTTTTTTATGCAGTTAAACCCTGCCGATCTCACCAAATGGTTTACGCTGCCGGAAGGAGTTTCAGAATTCATCCTGCAACCCTGGGCTTTTATTACCTACAGTTTTGTGCATTTTAGCTTCTTGCATATACTGTTTAATATGATATGGCTGTATATGTTTGGCCGGATCATCCTCAATCTCTTTTCGGGTAAAAGGCTTTTAACCATCTATTTGCTGGGCGCTATTTTCGGGGGGCTGTTCTTTGTATTGTCTTATAATGTATTTCCGGTCTTCGAGAACAAGCGCGGTTTTCTGCTTGGCGCCTCGGGAGCGGTAACTGCCCTCATGGCGTTTATCGCCACTTATTCGCCCAATACGCAGCTGCGAATTTTCATGTTCAATATTAAACTATGGCATATTGCCGTTTTCCTTATACTGGCAGATCTAATACGGTTATCTACATCGGATAACGCAGGCGGCCTTCTGGCCCATTTGGGTGGCGCTGTGTTTGGTTATGTATATGCTGTACAACTGGCAAAAGGTAACGACATAGGTAAGTGGTTTGAAAATATACTGGATTGGTTTGAAAACCTCTTTAAAACCAGAAAACAGAAACCATTTAAAAAAGTACACCGAACACCAAAAAAGAGCGGTGGCGCAAAAGAATTTGATAAATCCAACCACCAGAAGAAGGTGGATGCCATTCTGGATAAAATAGGAAAGAGTGGTTACGACAGCCTTACAAAAGCCGAAAAGGATTTTTTGTTCAAGGCCGGTAGGAAAGAATAA
- a CDS encoding rhomboid family intramembrane serine protease has protein sequence MGRISETIKVLIVVNVIFFAGTLMNQEVAYRLFSLYYFDNPNFQIWQPITHMFMHGGLWHILFNMYALWAFGTPLEMRWGRKKFLFFYFSAGLGAALIHSLVNYYNVSTVSEALIQAGWSPTELANYLAGDNGGSRAVLESVSMDSIERMAESFNIPAVGASGAIYGILVAFAIMFPNIELMLIFLPIPIKAKYFVPGLIVMDLVFGFTGSAMGIAHWAHIGGALFGFIMAWYWKKNSFDNSRLY, from the coding sequence ATGGGAAGAATATCTGAAACCATAAAAGTCTTGATCGTTGTAAACGTGATCTTTTTCGCGGGTACTTTGATGAACCAGGAAGTGGCGTACCGCCTCTTCTCACTTTATTATTTCGATAATCCCAATTTCCAGATCTGGCAGCCTATCACGCATATGTTCATGCATGGCGGCTTATGGCATATCCTTTTTAATATGTATGCCCTTTGGGCGTTTGGAACCCCGCTTGAAATGCGCTGGGGCCGAAAGAAATTCCTGTTCTTTTATTTCTCGGCAGGCCTGGGTGCAGCCCTTATACACTCCTTAGTGAACTATTACAATGTGAGTACTGTTTCGGAGGCTTTGATACAGGCAGGTTGGTCTCCTACCGAACTGGCCAATTACCTGGCAGGCGATAACGGAGGGTCCAGGGCCGTGTTAGAATCGGTTTCCATGGATTCTATAGAGCGCATGGCCGAAAGTTTTAATATACCTGCGGTGGGGGCATCGGGTGCAATTTATGGTATTTTGGTAGCCTTTGCCATTATGTTCCCTAATATCGAATTGATGCTGATCTTCCTTCCTATCCCTATAAAGGCCAAGTATTTCGTACCCGGACTCATAGTGATGGACCTTGTGTTTGGCTTTACTGGATCTGCTATGGGAATCGCCCATTGGGCACATATAGGTGGCGCACTCTTTGGTTTTATCATGGCCTGGTACTGGAAAAAGAATAGTTTCGACAACAGCAGATTGTATTGA
- the mutL gene encoding DNA mismatch repair endonuclease MutL has protein sequence MPDIIQLLPDHVANQIAAGEVVQRPASVVKELLENAIDAQATKINLVVKDAGKTLVQVTDNGIGMSPTDARLSFERHATSKIKTAEDLFNLHTKGFRGEALASIAAIAHVELKSRTAATEVGTRICIEGSKVVSQEAEVVAKGTTISVKNLFYNIPARRNFLKSNPVETRHIIDEFHRVALAHPQVAFTMTHNGSDVFNLPESNIRQRIVNIFGNKTNEKLVPVSEETEIVKVSGFVLKPEYARKSRGEQFFFVNDRFIKSPYLHHAVSSAFEGLVKEGTHPGYFLFLEVEPTSIDINIHPTKTEIKFDDEHAIYAMLRATVKHSLGQFSIAPVLDFNKDAGFETPYEYSKKSPVAPTIEVDRNFNPFKSGGGSKGGAYTGYKEKSAGWESLYVGLKDDFEAVPSTEAASQIEFESEEVTGRMFEAGETETAQISFQLQNKYIISPIKSGMMVIHQHLAHQRVLYEEFLRNITVKEAVSQQLLFPLEIALTKPDLEILRKVKEQLEHTGFLFEDFSEEKISISGIPVGLNNSNAGAVLEQLITDIRDDVPDAGFSLNDLLAKSMARAMAIKSGTSLNKEEREHLVNRLFACKEPTVSPDNTPVLITLDVTELEKRFM, from the coding sequence ATGCCAGACATCATTCAGCTCTTACCGGATCATGTTGCTAATCAGATCGCTGCCGGAGAGGTCGTTCAACGTCCTGCTTCCGTGGTGAAGGAATTGCTGGAGAATGCCATAGATGCTCAGGCTACTAAAATAAACCTGGTAGTAAAAGATGCCGGAAAGACCCTGGTTCAGGTAACCGATAACGGAATAGGAATGAGTCCTACAGACGCCCGTCTTAGTTTCGAGCGTCATGCCACTTCCAAGATAAAAACGGCAGAGGACCTGTTTAACCTGCATACCAAAGGATTTCGCGGGGAGGCGTTGGCTTCCATTGCTGCCATTGCCCATGTAGAACTAAAATCCCGTACAGCGGCCACCGAGGTGGGAACCCGCATTTGCATTGAAGGTAGCAAGGTGGTTTCGCAGGAGGCAGAGGTGGTGGCAAAGGGAACCACTATTTCTGTGAAGAACCTGTTTTACAATATTCCTGCCCGTAGAAATTTTCTGAAAAGCAACCCTGTAGAAACCCGCCATATCATCGATGAGTTTCATCGTGTGGCACTGGCACATCCGCAGGTAGCATTTACCATGACCCATAACGGAAGTGATGTCTTCAATCTGCCGGAGAGTAATATCAGGCAGCGTATTGTAAATATCTTCGGAAATAAGACCAACGAGAAACTGGTTCCTGTTTCGGAAGAAACCGAAATAGTAAAAGTGAGTGGCTTTGTGCTCAAGCCCGAATATGCTCGAAAGAGCAGGGGAGAGCAGTTCTTCTTTGTGAACGACCGTTTTATCAAGAGTCCGTACCTGCATCATGCCGTTTCGTCGGCCTTTGAAGGCCTGGTGAAGGAGGGTACGCATCCGGGTTATTTTCTCTTCCTGGAAGTAGAGCCTACCTCTATAGATATCAATATTCACCCTACCAAGACAGAGATCAAATTTGACGATGAGCATGCTATTTACGCCATGCTTAGAGCTACGGTAAAGCACAGCCTGGGACAGTTTAGTATTGCCCCGGTACTGGATTTCAATAAAGATGCTGGCTTCGAAACTCCATACGAATACAGCAAGAAAAGCCCTGTGGCACCCACCATCGAAGTGGATAGGAATTTTAATCCGTTCAAATCGGGGGGAGGCTCTAAAGGAGGAGCTTACACCGGTTATAAAGAGAAATCGGCAGGATGGGAATCGCTATATGTAGGGTTAAAAGACGACTTTGAGGCGGTGCCTTCAACCGAAGCAGCCTCTCAGATAGAATTTGAAAGCGAGGAGGTAACCGGCCGTATGTTCGAAGCCGGGGAAACCGAGACGGCACAAATTAGCTTTCAGCTTCAGAATAAATATATCATTAGCCCCATTAAAAGCGGGATGATGGTGATACATCAGCATTTGGCGCATCAACGGGTGCTTTACGAGGAATTCCTTCGGAATATAACAGTGAAGGAAGCTGTGAGTCAGCAATTATTATTTCCCCTTGAAATAGCGCTTACCAAGCCCGATCTTGAAATACTTCGGAAGGTGAAAGAGCAATTAGAACACACAGGATTTTTGTTTGAAGACTTTTCAGAAGAAAAAATAAGCATAAGCGGAATCCCTGTCGGCCTGAACAATTCCAACGCAGGCGCGGTGCTCGAGCAATTGATCACCGATATACGAGATGATGTCCCGGATGCCGGTTTCAGCCTTAACGACCTGCTGGCTAAGAGTATGGCCAGGGCCATGGCAATAAAAAGCGGAACATCCTTAAACAAGGAAGAGAGAGAACATTTGGTAAACAGGCTCTTTGCTTGTAAAGAACCTACCGTGTCTCCCGACAATACCCCTGTATTAATTACGTTGGATGTAACAGAACTTGAAAAACGCTTTATGTAG
- the ribH gene encoding 6,7-dimethyl-8-ribityllumazine synthase, with the protein MATKNNNLSSYDKTTIPNAKDFRFGIVVSEWNPAITNGMFQGAFDAILDCGGIKENIVRWNVPGSFELVYGCKKMTESYDMLDAVIAIGSVIQGETKHFDYVCEAVSQGIKDLNVQGDIPVIFCVLTDNNMQQAIERSGGKHGNKGTEAAIAAIKMAQLRKDARF; encoded by the coding sequence ATGGCAACCAAGAATAACAATTTATCGTCTTACGATAAAACAACGATCCCAAACGCGAAGGACTTTCGGTTTGGGATCGTTGTTTCTGAATGGAATCCAGCCATCACCAACGGGATGTTCCAGGGAGCCTTCGATGCTATCCTGGATTGCGGTGGGATAAAAGAGAACATCGTTAGGTGGAATGTACCGGGGAGTTTCGAGCTTGTGTACGGCTGTAAGAAGATGACCGAGAGCTACGATATGCTGGATGCGGTGATCGCAATAGGCAGTGTGATCCAGGGAGAGACCAAACATTTCGATTATGTGTGCGAGGCCGTTTCCCAGGGAATTAAAGACCTCAATGTGCAGGGAGACATCCCCGTTATCTTTTGTGTACTCACCGATAACAACATGCAACAGGCCATAGAACGCAGCGGCGGAAAGCATGGAAACAAAGGTACCGAAGCCGCCATTGCAGCCATCAAAATGGCACAACTACGTAAAGATGCCCGCTTTTAA
- a CDS encoding tetratricopeptide repeat protein, producing the protein MATYKKRGYKPKNKAEKQAQIEDGSTTAEVFKSLDEGASRTEAWVEKNQKYILGVVGAIAICVLGYIAYQQFIQEPKEVEATNEMFKAQEYYEQALASADTDSLYNLALNGGEGKYGFLDIIDNYGSTSAGNRARYYAGMALLNLKDYQQAINYLDEYDGDDEMTGPLAKGAIGDAFVQLGQNDEALKYYEEAASMRKNGVTSPRFHLKAGKTALDLGKADVALKHFKAISDNYPDAIEAAQAEIYAGKAEAMQ; encoded by the coding sequence ATGGCAACGTACAAGAAAAGAGGGTACAAACCAAAAAATAAGGCTGAGAAGCAGGCGCAGATAGAAGATGGAAGCACAACGGCAGAAGTATTCAAATCGCTGGACGAAGGAGCTTCGCGCACCGAGGCATGGGTAGAGAAGAATCAGAAATACATTTTGGGAGTAGTGGGAGCCATCGCGATATGCGTACTTGGATATATCGCTTATCAGCAGTTCATCCAGGAACCTAAGGAAGTGGAAGCTACCAACGAAATGTTCAAGGCTCAGGAGTATTATGAGCAGGCTCTGGCATCTGCCGATACAGATTCTCTTTACAACCTTGCTCTTAACGGAGGTGAAGGTAAATACGGTTTCCTTGATATTATCGATAACTACGGAAGCACCAGTGCCGGGAACCGCGCAAGATACTATGCAGGGATGGCCTTATTGAATCTGAAGGACTACCAGCAGGCGATCAACTACCTGGATGAATACGATGGAGATGACGAAATGACCGGGCCATTGGCCAAAGGTGCCATTGGAGATGCTTTTGTTCAGTTGGGACAAAATGACGAAGCCTTAAAATATTACGAAGAAGCCGCCAGTATGCGAAAGAATGGTGTTACCTCACCAAGATTTCATCTGAAAGCAGGAAAGACAGCGCTCGATCTTGGGAAAGCCGATGTAGCCCTGAAACACTTCAAGGCCATTTCGGATAATTATCCCGATGCGATCGAAGCAGCACAGGCCGAGATCTACGCAGGTAAGGCCGAAGCAATGCAGTAG
- the recF gene encoding DNA replication/repair protein RecF (All proteins in this family for which functions are known are DNA-binding proteins that assist the filamentation of RecA onto DNA for the initiation of recombination or recombinational repair.), producing the protein MILQSITLLNYKNFESESFNFDPRINCFVGNNGIGKTNVLDAIYHLSFGKSYFNPITSQNIKHGEDFFVIDGKYEKDNKDEKIVVSAKKGQKKMIKRNGKAYERFSEHIGFLPAVIISPADRDLIIEGSETRRKFVDGVISQGDAQYLRDLISYNKVLSQRNSLLKYFAANNTHNQDTLDIYNSQLDDFGTKIYQKRVAFLQEFTPIFLKRYQVISNSTETVDLVYKSQLEDGPLIDLLKQSINKDKFTQYTNFGIHKDDLLFQIEGHPVKKFGSQGQQKSYLIALKLAQFDFIKAHIGQSPILLLDDIFDKLDESRVSQIIKLVDEENFGQIFISDTHPERTEEVVKEVHQSYKMFRL; encoded by the coding sequence ATGATCTTACAATCTATAACCCTTCTTAATTACAAAAATTTCGAATCGGAGTCCTTCAACTTCGACCCGAGGATAAACTGTTTTGTGGGTAATAATGGCATAGGAAAGACCAATGTACTGGATGCGATCTATCATCTTTCCTTCGGAAAAAGCTACTTCAATCCTATTACGAGTCAGAATATAAAACACGGAGAGGATTTCTTCGTGATAGATGGGAAATATGAAAAGGACAACAAGGACGAAAAGATCGTGGTAAGCGCGAAAAAAGGCCAGAAGAAAATGATAAAACGCAACGGCAAGGCCTACGAGCGTTTTAGTGAACACATTGGTTTTCTGCCGGCGGTGATCATCTCCCCTGCCGATCGCGACCTTATCATCGAAGGAAGTGAGACAAGGCGAAAATTTGTAGACGGGGTGATCTCCCAAGGCGATGCTCAGTATCTACGGGATCTTATTAGCTATAATAAAGTGCTCTCCCAACGGAATTCCCTGCTGAAGTATTTCGCCGCTAACAACACCCACAACCAGGATACCCTGGATATCTATAACTCACAACTGGATGATTTCGGAACGAAGATCTACCAAAAACGAGTAGCCTTCCTGCAAGAATTCACCCCTATTTTCCTGAAACGCTACCAGGTGATAAGCAACAGTACAGAAACGGTGGACCTGGTGTATAAGAGTCAGCTGGAAGATGGCCCCCTCATCGATCTCTTAAAACAAAGCATCAATAAAGATAAGTTTACGCAGTACACCAACTTTGGGATACACAAGGACGATCTGTTGTTCCAGATAGAAGGGCATCCGGTGAAGAAATTTGGTTCCCAGGGGCAGCAGAAAAGTTACCTCATCGCACTAAAACTTGCGCAATTCGATTTCATTAAAGCGCATATTGGGCAATCGCCCATCCTGCTACTGGATGATATATTCGACAAATTGGACGAATCCCGGGTTTCCCAGATCATCAAACTGGTGGATGAGGAGAATTTCGGACAAATATTTATTAGCGATACCCACCCCGAGCGCACCGAAGAAGTTGTAAAGGAAGTTCACCAGAGCTATAAGATGTTCAGGTTGTAG
- a CDS encoding DNA alkylation repair protein, which translates to MERSTATGNLQVFLLQKHPEPPTKINAMADMQFLLIDIRNDLKNRADEKVKEKSQRFFKGELKSYGLSNPDVHALSKYYYKLMDSPSVEEVFQLCELLWHSGYAEEALMACDLSYYVKKQYQAAHLKLFESWIDKYVNNWASCDAFCNHTVGTLLQKYPDLLSELKSWTRSENRWMRRAAAVSLIVPARKGKFFGEIIEIATLLLTDSDYLVQKGYGWMLKEASKEHEEKVFDFVMANKDVMPRTALRYAIEKMPKTLKEQAMMK; encoded by the coding sequence ATGGAAAGATCTACAGCTACCGGAAATTTGCAGGTTTTTCTGCTTCAGAAACACCCTGAACCACCTACCAAAATTAATGCTATGGCCGATATGCAATTTCTTCTAATTGATATTAGGAACGACCTGAAAAACCGCGCCGATGAGAAGGTGAAGGAAAAGAGTCAGCGTTTTTTTAAGGGAGAGTTGAAATCGTATGGCCTGAGCAATCCCGACGTACATGCATTGTCGAAGTACTATTACAAGTTAATGGATTCACCTTCGGTGGAAGAGGTCTTCCAGCTATGCGAGTTGCTGTGGCATTCCGGCTATGCCGAAGAAGCCCTGATGGCCTGTGATCTTTCGTACTATGTAAAGAAACAGTACCAGGCGGCTCACTTAAAGCTGTTCGAATCCTGGATCGATAAGTACGTGAACAACTGGGCGTCCTGTGATGCGTTTTGTAATCATACGGTAGGGACGCTACTACAGAAATACCCCGACCTGCTTAGCGAGTTAAAAAGCTGGACTCGTTCGGAAAACCGCTGGATGCGGCGGGCTGCTGCGGTAAGTCTAATCGTCCCAGCCCGTAAAGGCAAGTTTTTTGGGGAGATCATAGAGATCGCCACTCTACTTTTGACAGATAGTGATTACCTGGTACAGAAAGGCTACGGCTGGATGTTAAAAGAAGCCAGTAAGGAGCATGAAGAGAAGGTTTTCGATTTCGTTATGGCGAACAAAGACGTAATGCCCAGAACCGCTTTGCGCTATGCTATTGAAAAAATGCCGAAAACGCTGAAGGAACAAGCTATGATGAAGTAG